The genomic interval AGCTATAGCAAGCATAACAAAATTGCCCAAAGTCATTTGAGCAAATGCCATTTTCTCAAAAAATAACAAAAACTGATGCAACATATTCTGCCTCCTCTCATAGCAATTACTATTAATCGTGTGACGTTTTCTGTTCTGACTTACTTCTCTCAGTTATAGTATACTCCTTATAAAATCAATTGCAAACTGCGAATAGTAAAACAAAAGAGAGCATAACACCGTTTTAACATAACTTTCCAATTTATTTATTTTTGGAGTTATTTCAAAGACTTCAAAAAGAGATCGTTCCGTCTGCCGCTATTTTGAAACCATTCTTTCGTAGTTCATCTACCACCCTTTCTACGGGTACGTCAATAAAAGCTGATATATCTTTTGCTGTTATTTTTGCCTCATTAAAGATATTCTCAAAGTATTTAATTGCCATCAAGACCCTCTGACCACTATTGGGGGTAAATTTCATACTTATCAATTTTTTGACCTGCTTTATCCTCATAAGTTGCGATTCAATTATCTTCAACACAAACTTTGGATTATTTTTAATATATTTCTCAATACCTTCGCACGAAATTGGTATTATCGCTGCAGGGGATATAGAGTATAAGGTTACCATTCTAATCTTTGAATCCAATAAAGCACCCTCGCCTACAAATTCACCTGGCTTGACTATAGACAACAATATCTCTTTGTCTTCGTAAAGTTTTACAGCTTTGAGGTAACCTTTCAAAACTAAGTATCCTTCGTTGGCTTTTTCGCCTTCGAGTGTAACCACCGTATATGGTGGCAACAATAGTCCGCCTTTCATAAAAATCTCAAGTATGTCTTGTTTTTGTCCACCATGTACAAAGGAAAACAAATATACATAAGACAGGCAATCTGAGTATTCCTTTGAATTTAACCTTCTAAGATGTAATTCTGCACTTTCCGGTTGTAAAATAATACTAAGTAACGTATACCAAACCATTATTTCCTTACGTAATTCATCATTCACAGGTTCTGACAAGAGTCTTACAACAACATCAAAAGCTTCTTTAACGTATCCATTTGAATAAAGACGCTTCGCATTTAGTATATCTTGAAAGATTCTATCATCTATTTTCATCGAATTTGGATGGATCCTTTTGAAATACCTCATCCTATCAGGTCCAACGTATTCAGGTAATTCTCGAGATTCGGCAAGTTCAGAGTCTATCAACAATAAACGCTTCGATAACGAGTTTATAATAGTTCTTAAAATACTATCGTGGTTTTCAATTTGAAGAACTTCCTCAGGTCTAAATTGATAAAATGTTGCTTCGTCTGATTCGATTGTTACAATCTCTTCAGATGGTAAATCAAAAAAAGCCCATTCACCAAAGGTCCCATGTTCAAATGTTAGTTTCTTATTATGCAATTTAACAGAAACGATTCCTTCCACAAGGTAATAAATCTTTTTGACATTCTCACCAAAGTTATACAATATAGTTTCTCTTGGAAATGTAATTAAATCCATAAAATCACATCCCAAAAGGACTATTCAAACCAAAGACTTTTTAACTGCCCTTCTTTCATGAGAAATTCACCTCTCGAAATTACTGAAACTACATCCCAGTCTTTCAAAAACACTATATCTGCATCACAGCCAGGAGAAATTCTTCCT from Fervidobacterium sp. carries:
- a CDS encoding Crp/Fnr family transcriptional regulator, whose protein sequence is MDLITFPRETILYNFGENVKKIYYLVEGIVSVKLHNKKLTFEHGTFGEWAFFDLPSEEIVTIESDEATFYQFRPEEVLQIENHDSILRTIINSLSKRLLLIDSELAESRELPEYVGPDRMRYFKRIHPNSMKIDDRIFQDILNAKRLYSNGYVKEAFDVVVRLLSEPVNDELRKEIMVWYTLLSIILQPESAELHLRRLNSKEYSDCLSYVYLFSFVHGGQKQDILEIFMKGGLLLPPYTVVTLEGEKANEGYLVLKGYLKAVKLYEDKEILLSIVKPGEFVGEGALLDSKIRMVTLYSISPAAIIPISCEGIEKYIKNNPKFVLKIIESQLMRIKQVKKLISMKFTPNSGQRVLMAIKYFENIFNEAKITAKDISAFIDVPVERVVDELRKNGFKIAADGTISF